In one Caloranaerobacter sp. TR13 genomic region, the following are encoded:
- a CDS encoding anti-sigma factor domain-containing protein encodes MKGIVMEIQEDKVIVLTKEGSFLEVNRNNRTLDIGQEIIIDTNKKLKRQIIRRFVSVAAAFILLITTGYGVYGYYTPYGYINVDINPSVEIAYNLYNRVIDLKGLNEDGNILIAKIKDYRNKPIENVINEVIDTAVEEAYVKPEEENVILITITEKKDKVDDEKIYKSIDSHIKEKVKNTQVVLMEGDTNIYKKANKDKVSPGKLMLIKEALDLNKDIKFEEVAKKPVKEIMRMIKEAKKQKNKEEIEELERKVGKEKIEKFKNEKQERMRFNKDKLYTEIRKDKKEKEKDKLKEKDKLEGKEIEKARKHEIKKDEEEKEIEKDKIEEYIEKDQKRYSKEKNQDKLEKPKEEKQEDLTVSDNEREQDNKDKVDKLEERNKSKRRDENKYKHDKKEQNKEKKDKEEDKDKNEDEQKYKDED; translated from the coding sequence GTGAAAGGTATAGTTATGGAAATTCAAGAAGATAAGGTTATTGTATTAACTAAAGAAGGAAGTTTTTTAGAAGTAAACAGAAATAATAGAACTTTAGATATAGGACAGGAAATAATAATAGATACTAATAAAAAATTAAAAAGACAGATAATAAGAAGATTTGTTTCTGTGGCAGCTGCTTTTATTCTATTAATAACAACAGGATATGGAGTTTATGGATATTATACTCCCTACGGATATATAAATGTGGACATTAATCCAAGCGTAGAGATAGCTTATAACTTATATAACAGAGTTATAGATTTGAAAGGACTAAATGAAGATGGTAATATACTGATAGCGAAAATAAAAGATTATAGAAACAAACCAATAGAAAATGTAATTAATGAAGTTATTGATACGGCAGTAGAAGAGGCTTATGTTAAACCTGAAGAGGAAAATGTAATACTTATTACTATAACAGAAAAGAAAGATAAAGTTGATGATGAAAAGATATATAAGTCAATAGATAGTCATATTAAGGAAAAGGTTAAAAATACTCAAGTGGTTCTTATGGAGGGAGATACTAATATATATAAAAAGGCCAATAAAGATAAGGTATCACCAGGGAAATTAATGTTGATTAAAGAAGCGCTTGATTTAAATAAAGATATTAAGTTTGAAGAAGTTGCTAAAAAGCCAGTAAAAGAAATAATGAGAATGATTAAAGAGGCTAAAAAGCAAAAGAATAAAGAAGAAATAGAAGAATTAGAAAGAAAAGTTGGAAAGGAAAAAATAGAAAAATTCAAAAATGAAAAGCAAGAAAGAATGAGATTTAATAAAGACAAATTATATACAGAAATTAGAAAAGATAAAAAAGAAAAGGAAAAAGATAAATTGAAAGAAAAAGATAAGCTAGAAGGAAAAGAGATTGAGAAAGCTAGAAAACATGAAATAAAAAAAGATGAAGAAGAAAAAGAGATTGAAAAAGACAAAATAGAAGAATATATAGAAAAAGATCAAAAAAGATATTCTAAAGAGAAAAATCAAGATAAGCTTGAGAAACCGAAAGAAGAAAAACAAGAGGATTTAACAGTTAGTGATAATGAGAGAGAGCAAGATAATAAAGACAAAGTCGATAAACTGGAAGAAAGAAATAAATCTAAACGTAGAGATGAAAATAAATATAAACATGATAAGAAAGAGCAAAATAAGGAGAAAAAAGATAAGGAAGAAGACAAAGATAAAAATGAGGATGAACAGAAGTATAAAGATGAAGATTAA